Proteins encoded together in one Camelina sativa cultivar DH55 chromosome 9, Cs, whole genome shotgun sequence window:
- the LOC104713831 gene encoding probable small nuclear ribonucleoprotein G, protein MSRSGQPPDLKKYMDKKLQIKLNANRMVTGTLRGFDQFMNLVVDNTVEVNGDNKTDIGMVVIRGNSIVTVEALEPVGRSS, encoded by the exons ATGAGTCGTTCAGGCCAGCCTCCGGATCTGAAGAA GTACATGGACAAAAAGCTCCAAA TTAAGCTTAATGCTAACAGAATGGTGACTGGAACACTTCGTGGGTTTGACCAGTTCATGAATCTTGTTGTGGATAACACTGTTGAGGTGAACGGTGATAACAAAACCGACATTGGGATGGTG GTGATTAGAGGAAACAGCATTGTCACTGTTGAAGCTCTTGAACCAGTGGGCAGATCTTCTTAG
- the LOC104713833 gene encoding transmembrane protein 208 homolog, whose translation MANQGAKKRKEENAKHMAKLRRLIIASNVVYLVVRMLIFHSSFTWKHWIGLVITSLAYAFPYKQLNQMAKPSVTDDGELIDGGFDMTTGGICGYLHDLIYITCFVQLASIISGKFWYMYLVIPAFGAYKASGLIRGFMSQGSDGGVEDEKTRKKREKMEKKASRGQVVRTRTR comes from the exons ATGGCGAATCAAGGAGCGAAGAAACGAAAGGAGGAGAACGCCAAACACATGGCCAAGCTCCGTCGTCTCATCATTGCCTCCAAT GTTGTGTACTTGGTTGTGAGGATGCTGATTTTTCATTCAAGCTTTACTTGGAAACATTGGATCGGCTTAGTGATAACTTCGCTAGCTTACGCGTTTCCGTATAAGCAGCTCAATCAAATGGCTAAACCTAGTGTTACTGATGATGGTGAGCTTATCGATGGTGGATTTGACATGACCACTGGTGGAATCTGTGG GTACTTGCATGATCTCATCTATATCACCTGCTTTGTTCAGCTAGCTTCTATCATCTCTGGAAAGTTTTGGTACATGTATCTAGTG atTCCTGCGTTTGGTGCGTATAAAGCTTCGGGTCTTATTCGAGGATTTATGTCACAAGGCTCAGAC GGAGGTGTGGAAGATGAAAAAACCCGTAAAAAGcgagagaagatggagaagaaagctTCGAGAGGGCAAGTCGTCAGGACGAGGACAAGATGA